The Trichoderma atroviride chromosome 5, complete sequence genome contains a region encoding:
- a CDS encoding uncharacterized protein (EggNog:ENOG41~CAZy:GH142), whose amino-acid sequence MKTFTVRVFGAAVIVFSGRSEATNFLNHNQLVSGFEDPNWFLQNIPFLDVPSQQIQDVYYYRWQTYKEHITYTSSQYGYLLTEFLTPTSYGAPYGGIVAAAGHHIIEGRWIRDQKYGRDEVNYWLAGPGQFAKPQTDNYNLDTSDWAHEYSFWAATAVWRQYLVTGDADFAISQLDNLVTQYRGWDNHFNSDLGLYWQVPVWDATECTAASYQTSDPYHGGAGYRPTINGYQYGDARAIASLATLKGDSALASEYTGRANALQTAMQTHLWDSGRQFFMHMQRDNNSAQQLLTTREYMGFIPWMFDMPQSANIAAFSQLKDSQGFAATYGPTTAERRSPYYMDMNASCLQWDGPSWPYATSQILTAVEYVLNDYPAQSYITGTDYYNLLSGYAATQYRNGVPYVAEAHNPDSNSWMYDTYNHSEDYNHSTYIDNVIAGLLGLRGQSNSTLTVNPLIPSSWDYFMLENVAYHGHNVTVLWDKTGQHYNQGSGLRVFVDDALAANRDTVGLLTVNIGSTVAQTFDSQVNIAANSQKFSQYATPFASYTSPYDDVWRAVDGIVFRTAVPQNTRWTSYNSPNAQDYFGVDLRQPQAVSNVKLFFYTDGGGVKLPSSYDLQYLSGSTWVTVPGQQRSTSSTTSNSPTTITFPTITTSQLRVVAPNAGGGTGWGLSEFEVWAPAIFKIQNKNSGKLMGVQNASTANSANIQQYDDNGTRDHLWQLIKAPGGWYKIKNLNSGLLLAVQGASTANSAQLQQYQDNGTDDHLWRVKSDPNGYFMIQNKNSGLLAGVDGESTANSANVVQFQDNGTPDHLWSFLSSVPAS is encoded by the coding sequence atgaagacattTACTGTGCGCGTCTTTGGCGCCGCCGTCATTGTCTTTTCAGGACGTTCCGAGGCCACCAATTTCCTCAACCACAACCAGCTAGTTTCCGGCTTCGAAGACCCCAACTGGTTCCTGCAGAACATCCCGTTCCTGGATGTCCCCAGCCAGCAGATCCAAGATGTCTACTACTACCGCTGGCAGACTTACAAAGAGCACATCACCTACACCAGCTCCCAGTACGGCTACTTGCTCACCGAGTTTCTGACCCCGACCAGCTATGGCGCGCCGTACGGAGGTATTGTAGCCGCCGCGGGCCACCACATCATCGAAGGACGATGGATCCGAGACCAAAAGTACGGCAGGGACGAGGTCAATtactggctggctggcccTGGGCAGTTTGCCAAGCCGCAAACCGACAACTACAACCTGGACACCTCTGACTGGGCACACGAATACAGCTTTTGGGCAGCCACGGCCGTGTGGCGCCAGTATCTCGTAACTGGCGACGCTGACTTTGCCATCAGCCAGCTGGACAATCTTGTCACGCAATATCGAGGCTGGGACAACCATTTCAACTCGGACCTCGGGCTCTACTGGCAGGTTCCGGTCTGGGATGCCACCGAATGCACGGCCGCCTCCTACCAGACGAGCGATCCCTACCACGGCGGTGCTGGATATCGACCGACTATCAACGGATATCAGTATGGAGATGCCCGGGCGATTGCGTCCTTGGCCACCCTCAAGGGAGATTCAGCCTTGGCTTCCGAGTACACGGGCCGGGCCAACGCGCTCCAGACTGCAATGCAGACTCATCTTTGGGACAGCGGGCGGCAGTTCTTTATGCACATGCAGCGAGACAACAACTCGGCTCAGCAGCTGCTCACCACTCGCGAATACATGGGCTTCATCCCGTGGATGTTTGACATGCCGCAGTCGGCCAACATTGCTGCCTTTTCCCAGCTCAAGGACTCGCAAGGCTTTGCGGCCACCTACGGCCCCACCACTGCCGAACGGCGAAGCCCGTATTACATGGACATGAATGCAAGCTGCCTCCAGTGGGATGGCCCGTCGTGGCCGTACGCCACCTCGCAGATCCTAACCGCCGTGGAATACGTCCTCAACGACTATCCGGCGCAGTCCTACATTACGGGCACTGATTACTACAACCTCCTTTCCGGCTACGCAGCCACGCAGTACAGGAACGGGGTGCCGTATGTCGCTGAAGCTCACAACCCCGACTCCAACTCGTGGATGTACGACACCTACAACCACAGCGAAGACTACAACCATTCCACCTACATCGACAACGTCATTGCCGGACTGCTTGGTCTACGCGGCCAGTCCAACAGTACGCTGACAGTCAACCCCCTCATCCCATCCTCGTGGGACTACTTTATGCTGGAGAATGTCGCATACCACGGCCACAACGTGACAGTCCTATGGGACAAGACTGGCCAGCACTACAACCAGGGCTCGGGTCTGCGGGTCTTTGTGGACGACGCCCTCGCGGCCAATCGTGATACGGTAGGGCTGCTCACCGTCAACATTGGCAGCACAGTTGCCCAGACCTTTGACTCCCAGGTCAACATCGCGGCCAACAGCCAAAAGTTCTCGCAGTACGCCACGCCATTCGCGTCCTACACCTCGCCATACGACGATGTCTGGAGGGCCGTCGACGGCATTGTCTTCCGTACCGCCGTTCCGCAAAACACCCGCTGGACTTCGTACAACAGCCCCAACGCCCAGGACTACTTTGGCGTGGATCTCCGACAGCCGCAGGCGGTTTCCAAcgtcaagctcttcttctacaccgacggcggcggcgtcaaACTGCCCTCGAGCTACGACCTCCAGTACCTGTCCGGCAGCACCTGGGTCACCGTCCCCGGCCAGCAACGCAGCACATCTTCCACCACGTCGAATTCGCCGACGACAATCACCTTTCCCACAATCACCACCTCACAGCTGCGAGTCGTGGCCCCCAACGCCGGTGGTGGAACGGGCTGGGGTCTCTCCGAGTTTGAAGTGTGGGCTCCGGCCATCTTCAAGATCCAGAACAAGAACAGCGGCAAGCTCATGGGCGTTCAGAACGCGTCGACGGCCAACAGCGCAAACATCCAGCAGTACGACGACAACGGCACTCGCGATCATCTGTGGCAGCTGATCAAGGCGCCTGGTGGCTGGTACAAGATCAAGAACCTCAACAGCGGGCTCTTGCTGGCTGTCCAGGGGGCATCGACGGCCAACAgcgcgcagctgcagcagtacCAGGACAATGGGACCGACGACCATCTCTGGAGGGTAAAGTCGGATCCGAATGGGTATTTCATGATTCAGAACAAGAATAGCGGGCTGTTGGCTGGGGTGGACGGCGAGTCGACGGCGAATAGCGCCAATGTTGTCCAGTTCCAGGACAATGGGACGCCGGACCATTTGTGGAGCTTTCTTTCATCTGTTCCTGCCAGCTGA
- a CDS encoding uncharacterized protein (EggNog:ENOG41), translating to MLFSRDFIPTVLAMAMSVMHAEAAIAIGIASGFNVMWVDGDDPCRWDRINDQGQNPCNVPLANPLDNGFSYTLQGCGGPLWLDNSDGSFNSNCHSAVADLSCNVHRTYICS from the exons ATGCTCTTCTCACGAGACTTTATCCCCACTgtcctggccatggccatgtctGTGATGCATGCTGAGGCCGCCATCGCAATTGGAATTGCCTCGGGCTTCAACG TCATGtgggttgatggcgatgaccCTTGCCGCTGGGACCGAATCAACGACCAAGGCCAGAACCCGTGCAACGTCCCCCTTGCCAACCCGCTCGACAACGGATTCAGCTACACGCTGCAGGGCTGCGGCGGCCCTCTGTGGCTGGACAACTCGGATGGTTCCTTTAACAGCAACTGCCACTCGGCGGTGGCTGACCTCAGCTGCAATGTGCACCGCACTTACATCTGCTCTTAG
- a CDS encoding uncharacterized protein (EggNog:ENOG41~TransMembrane:10 (i99-124o136-155i167-187o193-211i223-245o251-271i291-318o330-350i489-506o557-580i)), which yields MTATEELLSTHQYDYYHEQAHGGGDHVYSQLSSQGSRDHTPQPLTYNEAKWCPRHDISPTDAAGLTGSIMMQPLEGENTQACTCAKKPEHNSKKYRIKLITGLVLPYFLASLDLTVVATALPFIASHFHKFDQLNWIITAYTLTSTAFIPFYGQLADVFGRHISLQAALFFTVIGSVLCAAAQSWSVLLLGRALQGLSSAGLSSIILVVLADKVTLEENAKNNTLFTIVSGSTYAIGPLIGGYLTNANWRYVFVIPIPIAVVSHILLFFILRNELLEGTHFHKGSTWSAILPALATLDIGGVVLFIVAVGLIILGTSWGGSTYPWDSVQVLVPIIVGGTLLPVFFLYEFLLSDGRIVARLFPQQSPMLPLSLFSRKDTIVIASRAIPPRKQGFNYYTISQESQLVFTQQCSCATDPPGQTFWPLLLGSVEEAVGLGVLTWAVLASRPRIVSGMMVVTGAGTGSRFMPASLHIAGVWPERLAPAMSLMRFAMPFGGTLALTMMNAVFNSKFSSASSLVLPIGGGISAQDTQSLDAIGQLPSALQATVRAAGRGAVGRAFVSILPILGLSVFACFVLGNVWVKSPAKKDKVPGFTSCGQGPGGQSSEKEATGASAVVHVPYLYALLKVTIPIHLSN from the exons ATGACTGCTACAGAAGAATTGCTGTCAACGCACCAATACGATTACTACCACGAGCAGGctcacggcggcggcgaccaCGTCTATAGTCAATTATCGTCTCAGGGATCAAGGGACCACACTCCTCAGCCCCTTACATATAATGAAGCCAAATGGTGTCCTCGACACGACATCTCCCCAACAGACGCTGCTGGCTTGACAGGCTCCATCATGATGCAACCCCTGGAGGGAGAGAATACACAGGCCTGCACATGCGCAAAGAAGCCCGAGCATAACAGCAAAAAGTACCGGATCAAGCTGATTACGGGCTTGGTGCTGCCGTATTTCCTAGCATCGCTGGATCTGACCGTCGTCGCGACAGCTTTGCCCTTTATCGCGTCCCATTTCC ACAAGTTCGACCAGCTCAACTGGATCATCACAGCCTACACGCTCACCTCGACGGCCTTTATTCCCTTCTACGGCCAGCTCGCAGACGTCTTTGGCCGCCACATCTCGTTGCAAGCGGCCCTGTTCTTCACAGTGATTGGCAGTGTGCTCTGCGCCGCTGCGCAGTCATGGAGTGTGTTACTGCTGGGCCGCGCATTGCAGGGGCTGTCTTCGGCCGGCCTGAGCAGCATCATTCTCGTCGTCTTGGCCGATAAAGTCACCTTGGAAGAAAACGCAAAGAACAATACTCTCTTCACGATCGTGTCCGGGAGCACATATGCCATTGGTCCGCTAATTGGCGG ATATTTGACAAAT GCAAATTGGAGATATGTCTTTGTAATTCCCATCCCA ATCGCCGTGGTATCCCAtatccttctcttcttcattctgcGCAACGAGCTGCTAGAGGGCACCCACTTCCACAAAGGCTCTACATGGTCCGCCATCCTTCCAGCCTTGGCAACTCTTGATATAGGCGGCGTCGTTTTATTCATTGTTGCCGTTGGCCTCATTATCCTCGGCACTTCCTGGGGAGGGAGCACTTACCCGTGGGACTCTGTACAGGTCCTGGTGCCCATCATCGTCGGTGGCACTCTGCTGCCCGTGTTCTTCCTATACGAGTTCCTATTATCAGACGGCAGAATAGTAGCACGGCTGTTTCCACAGCAGTCACCTATGCTGCCGTTaagcctcttctccagaAAGGACACAATTGTCATAGCC TCGAGGGCAATCCCGCCTCGCAAGCAGGGATTCAATTACTATACTATATCCCAGGAATCGCAG TTGGTGTTTACTCAGCAATGTTCATGTGCAACCGATCCCCCCGGCCAGACATTTTGGCCGCTGCTTCTGGGCTCCGTCGAAGAAGCagtcggcctcggcgtctTGACCTGGGCCGTGTTGGCAAGCCGGCCCCGAATTGTCTCTGGCATGATGGTGGTGACCGGTGCGGGAACTGGCTCGCGCTTCATGCCTGCTTCACTGCACATTGCCGGAGTGTGGCCTGAGCGATTGGCACCGGCCATGTCGCTGATGCGCTTTGCAATGCCCTTTGGAGGCACCCTGGCGTTGACCATGATGAACGCCGTCTTCAACTCCAAGTTCTCTTCGGCCTCCTCTCTTGTCTTACCCATTGGCGGCGGAATCAGTGCTCAGGACACTCAATCGCTGGACGCCATTGGGCAACTACCCAGCGCGTTGCAGGCCACAGTAAGGGCAGCAGGTCGCGGCGCAGTTGGGCGGGCCTTTGTCTCCATTCTGCCAATACTCGGGCTCAGTGTTTTTGCGTGCTTTGTTCTCGGCAATGTCTGGGTCAAGTCCCCAGCTAAAAAGGACAAAGTTCCTGGCTTTACATCTTGTGGTCAAGGGCCCGGTGGCCAGAGCAGCGAAAAAGAAGCTACTGGGGCGAGTGCGGTGGTCCATGTCCCATATCTCTATGCTCTGCTGAAGGTAACCATTCCCATTCATTTGTCTAATTAG
- a CDS encoding uncharacterized protein (EggNog:ENOG41~SECRETED:SignalP(1-18)), producing the protein MSLAKLGFILQLLVLAGADSRQPAPHPPPAPTLRFLYHLNSTLGEPVSFGPGPSGTKLSIPILGGTVEGPNICGEIMDVGADWGTIDANGTFRADARYQLRTNDSADIFIHVTGPTQPNGLVLNHVTFETGNDKYFWLNNIVAVGISTLGQTTVAVDVWEMVNKS; encoded by the exons ATGTCTCTTGCAAAGCTTGGTTTCATTTTACAATTGTTGGTGCTCGCAGGAGCCGATAGCAGACAGCCAGCTCCCCATCCTCCGCCCGCCCCAACGTTACGATTCCTCTATCACCTCAACAGCACTCTTGGGGAACCAGTCTCTTTTGGTCCAGGCCCAAGCGGTACAAAGCTCTCTATCCCTATTCTAGGCGGGACTGTTGAGGGCCCTAACATCTGTG GCGAAATCATGGACGTCGGCGCAGATTGGGGGACCATTGACGCCAACGGCACCTTCAGAGCCGACGCACGATACCAGCTGCGGACCAATGATAGCGCAGACATCTTTATACACGTCACCGGCCCGACACAGCCAAATGGACTAGTCTTAAACCATGTCACGTTTGAGACTGGCAACGACAAGTACTTTTGGTTGAATAACATTGTTGCCGTGGGCATATCCACCTTGGGGCAGACTACAGTCGCAGTTGATGTCTGGGAGATGGTCAATAAATCTTGA
- a CDS encoding uncharacterized protein (EggNog:ENOG41), which yields MALQQLRTQIAHGYGIGELAVMADASLLVAIMNMTLFEWVSGSTRDAWKQHVRGLAALIELCGPGAFRREPMRQAFEQARAHIMVLHMDESQRTFLKEPCWQQVPWSHDPGKKSFRGHFIDIICCIPGLLEDDGRLRELERVSTNTTATDTCAQNRQQDAKKAELELQDSMRQRVIQLYTKLLNVRWRWELEHPNCCYEISVQQSGPLLSVDETTGRPIFDTVLFFKSLMQAIEMNFYHSCLLLLHSFARDLGIMDQLILLHAVGIFSNLPEDAESIHNDVRGGDGNHCPPSTLPPPFSFKTNNALVFPYEAHSDHYATRDILRIADYLLQPKHGPAGAYFFIFPLRIAQIYHELLRSIPDDDPRLSTRNVPFLLDSETDGKSQEPRENQIAGVAIDIWSDTSAGDDGLNSHMGHINTQVATQSRSLQTVQAASETEKKSLTEFEYNDLVSTWIQRMMRYMGDVQGFNITSNYN from the exons ATGGCATTACAGCAACTTCGGACCCAGATCGCTCATGGATACGGTATAGGGGagttggcggtgatggccgATGCATCGTTGCTCGTGGCAATCATGAATATGACTCTGTTCGAG TGGGTTTCGGGCTCAACTAGGGATGCATGGAAGCAACACGTCCGCGGATTGGCCGCCCTGATCGAATTATGCGGCCCAGGAGCATTTCGTCGTGAACCCATGAGACAAGCTTTTGAACAAGCGAGGGCACACATT ATGGTCCTACACATGGATGAGTCGCAAAGGACGTTTTTAAAAGAGCCCTGCTGGCAACAAGTGCCCTGGAGCCACGACCCCGGCAAGAAATCTTTCCGCGGTCACTTCATAGACATCATTTGTTGCATCCCTGGCCttctggaagatgatggaaggCTTCGGGAGTTGGAGCGAGTCTCCACAAACACCACGGCCACTGACACATGCGCCCAGAACAGACAGCAAGATGCAAAGAAAGCAGAGTTGGAGTTGCAAGATTCCATGCGGCAAAGAGTCATACAGCTTTACACAAAATTGCTCAACGTGCGTTGGCGGTGGGAATTGGAGCATCCCAACTGTTGTTACGAGATATCGGTGCAGCAAAGCGGCCCCCTTTTGTCGGTGGATGAGACGACAGGGAGGCCGATATTCGACACCGTGCTGTTTTTTAAAAGCCTAATGCAGGCTATTGAGATGAACTTTTATCACAGCTGCTTGTTGCTCCTCCACAGCTTCGCAAGGGATCTAGGCATCATGGACCAACTGATACTGCTCCACGCCGTAGGAATATTCTCTAATCTCCCTGAAGACGCCGAATCCATACATAATGACGTGAGAGGTGGTGACGGCAATCATTGCCCTCCATCTACGCTGCCTCCGCCGTTCTCTTTCAAAACCAACAATGCACTCGTCTTTCCGTATGAGGCTCATTCGGACCATTACGCTACGCGGGATATACTTCGCATCGCCGATTACCTACTGCAGCCGAAGCATGGACCAGCCGGGGCttacttcttcatctttccaCTTCGCATCGCGCAAATATACCACGAGCTTCTCCGCTCAATACCGGATGACGATCCTCGTCTCAGTACTCGTAATGTTCCATTCCTCTTGGACTCCGAAACGGATGGCAAATCGCAGGAGCCGCGTGAGAATCAAATAGCCGGCGTCGCTATCGATATCTGGTCGGACACCAGTGCTGGTGATGACGGTTTGAACAGCCATATGGGCCATATCAATACTCAGGTGGCTACGCAATCACGGAGTCTACAGACTGTACAAGCCGCATCAGAgacggagaaaaaaagcttgACCGAGTTTGAATACAATGACCTGGTATCAACTTGGATccagaggatgatgaggtaTATGGGTGACGTCCAGGGCTTCAATATAACAAGTAATTACAACTAA
- a CDS encoding uncharacterized protein (EggNog:ENOG41): protein MGSVLAEISLSDLDTPPPSNATITGLQHIASYNWLEGSVPTISVPGSPPLWSPPRVAPKLTPDSGMVYIDQNAARSPRYPLEPLFRALQAENPDFELGDIDLVTDRNNIRKLLRFVQGSSSDNFEIRVEIAGDKTALFTRVEIKTKDIIQDFRGFGHNFEKAYTKGIPGSTGHHRIVHYLFGGMKCLIRHETDGFIESKVNPDSIPQAAVVFDGVLDLLGAVSISETGKPTSKQLVTVMKSKTRPVDLASTLEIKT from the exons ATGGGTTCTGTATTGGCCGAAATATCTCTCTCTGATCTGGATACTCCTCCGCCAAGCAATGCCACCATTACGGGGCTTCAGCATATCGCTTCATACAACTGGCTTGAGGGATCCGTACCGACTATCTCGGTTCCAG GTTCTCCGCCTCTTTGGTCACCACCACGAGTGGCTCCGAAGCTTACGCCTGATTCTGGCATGGTATATATTGACCAAAATGCGGCGCGCAGCCCCCGCTATCCTCTTGAGCCATTGTTCCGTGCTCTTCAGGCCGAGAATCCCGATTTCGAACTCGGAGATATAGACCTAGTTACCGATAGGAACAATATCCGCAAACTCTTGCGCTTCGTTCAAGGGTCCTCCTCTGACAACTTCGAGATTCGAGTTGAGATTGCTGGTGATAAGACAGCACTGTTTACACGCGTGGAGATTAAGACAAAGGACATTATCCAGGACTTCAGAGGGTTCGGACATAATTTTGAGAAAGCGTATACGAAAGGAATCCCTGGAAGTACTGGGCATCACAGAATAGTTCACTATCTCTTCGGCGGCATGAAATGCCTCATCCGGCACGAGACCGATGGGTTTATCGAGAGCAAAGTTAATCCGGATAGCATCCCACAAGCAGCGGTTGTATTTGATGGTGTGTTGGATCTTCTGGGAGCTGTCTCCATCTCTGAAACCGGCAAACCTACCAGCAAGCAGCTAGTAACTGTGATGAAGTCTAAGACCAGGCCAGTGGATTTGGCATCGACTCTCGAGATCAAGACTTGA